A section of the Deltaproteobacteria bacterium genome encodes:
- a CDS encoding dephospho-CoA kinase produces the protein MAAPVIGLTGGIGSGKSTVADMLAELGARVIDADRIGHEVYRPGTEGHASVVAAFGPGVVAPDGTIDRRALGSIVFRDPEALARLNALVHPLIAAEVQRRVVAARAEPGAPPIVIEAAILIEAGWRFFDRIWAVTAPREAAIARVMEERGLSHAEVERRMAVQTTDEERRRVAHVVIDNGGTRAELRRRVEAAWQTLGR, from the coding sequence ATGGCGGCTCCCGTGATCGGGCTCACCGGCGGGATCGGCTCGGGCAAGAGCACGGTCGCGGACATGCTCGCCGAGCTCGGGGCGCGCGTGATCGACGCCGACCGGATCGGGCACGAGGTCTACCGTCCCGGTACCGAGGGCCACGCGAGCGTCGTCGCCGCGTTCGGGCCCGGCGTCGTGGCGCCCGACGGCACGATCGACCGCCGCGCGCTCGGCTCGATCGTCTTCCGCGACCCGGAAGCCCTGGCGCGGCTGAACGCCCTCGTGCATCCGCTGATCGCCGCGGAGGTCCAGCGCCGGGTGGTGGCGGCGCGCGCCGAGCCGGGCGCACCGCCGATCGTCATCGAGGCGGCGATCCTCATCGAGGCGGGGTGGCGTTTCTTCGATCGCATCTGGGCCGTGACCGCGCCGCGCGAGGCGGCCATCGCCCGGGTCATGGAGGAGCGGGGTCTGTCGCACGCGGAGGTCGAGCGCCGGATGGCGGTCCAGACGACCGACGAGGAGCGGCGCCGCGTGGCCCACGTGGTGATCGACAACGGCGGTACGCGCGCCGAGCTGCGCAGGCGCGTGGAGGCGGCGTGGCAGACCCTCGGACGGTGA
- a CDS encoding DUF421 domain-containing protein, with the protein MWLPEVGVVEKVIRSSIVYTFLLVVFRLTGKRQVGALTPFDLIVLLIVSNVLQNAMIGPDNSVLGGLLGACTIFAANAVVARLTFYDRRLEKLIDGTPTRLVHDGQVDEEAMRRELVTRAELHAALREAGLFEISQARFAMLEATGKITAGAKRP; encoded by the coding sequence ATGTGGCTGCCGGAAGTCGGGGTGGTGGAGAAGGTGATCCGCTCGTCCATCGTCTACACCTTCCTGCTGGTCGTGTTCCGCCTGACCGGGAAGCGGCAGGTCGGCGCGCTCACGCCGTTCGATCTGATCGTCCTGCTCATCGTGAGCAACGTCCTGCAGAACGCGATGATCGGCCCCGACAACTCCGTGCTCGGCGGCCTCCTCGGCGCCTGCACCATCTTCGCCGCCAACGCAGTGGTCGCCCGGCTGACGTTTTACGACCGCCGCCTCGAGAAGCTGATCGACGGCACCCCGACCCGGCTCGTGCACGACGGCCAGGTGGACGAGGAGGCGATGCGCCGGGAGCTCGTGACACGGGCCGAGCTCCACGCGGCGCTGCGCGAGGCGGGCCTGTTCGAGATCTCGCAGGCGCGCTTCGCCATGCTCGAGGCGACGGGGAAGATCACCGCTGGAGCAAAGCGGCCGTGA
- a CDS encoding cytotoxin: MRPYRVAIAPQVAGVIRALHPDLKRSVKNALRALSAEPSTGEPLRRDLEGLWKYRVRRFRIVYAIDRASRVVQVLAVGHRRTVYEELTEERRRPRE; the protein is encoded by the coding sequence GTGCGCCCGTATCGGGTGGCCATTGCACCCCAGGTGGCCGGCGTCATTCGCGCGCTCCATCCTGACCTGAAGCGGAGCGTGAAGAACGCCCTTCGGGCGCTGAGCGCCGAGCCCTCGACCGGCGAGCCGCTCCGGCGGGACCTCGAAGGGCTCTGGAAGTACCGGGTGCGACGATTTCGGATCGTCTACGCCATCGACCGCGCGAGCAGGGTCGTCCAAGTGCTGGCCGTGGGCCACCGGCGGACCGTGTACGAGGAGCTGACGGAGGAGCGGCGGCGACCCCGGGAATGA
- a CDS encoding type II toxin-antitoxin system Phd/YefM family antitoxin, whose protein sequence is MARTLPVSEVKTRLPELVAGVEEREEEIVVTRKGRPAAVLVNFAEYERLKATLDVLGDPALMRQIRRSRRYFAAGAKGVSFEEVFGEPLRPEKKRPR, encoded by the coding sequence GTGGCGCGAACACTTCCTGTATCCGAGGTGAAGACACGCTTGCCGGAGCTAGTCGCCGGCGTCGAGGAGCGCGAGGAGGAGATCGTCGTGACCCGCAAGGGAAGACCGGCCGCAGTCCTCGTGAACTTTGCCGAGTACGAGCGCCTGAAGGCCACGCTGGACGTGCTCGGTGATCCCGCGCTCATGCGGCAGATCCGCCGGAGCCGACGGTACTTCGCGGCAGGCGCGAAGGGGGTGAGCTTCGAGGAGGTTTTTGGCGAGCCCCTGCGGCCGGAAAAAAAGCGCCCCCGGTAG
- a CDS encoding ferritin-like domain-containing protein gives MLRHELDDQTPEIVGLLDEFQAAERAGADAVDQWVAVCRDARLRGGLKVIRTRDRGHASLAEARLRALGGMPSARAGRELAALLAMLASPDVTDRAKLAALLARFPGQLEDPLAEVVHRIDQDDETRSLLETIADDERTSLAWLRRMSDTLEHERE, from the coding sequence ATGCTCCGGCATGAGTTGGACGATCAGACGCCCGAGATCGTCGGCCTGCTCGACGAGTTCCAGGCGGCTGAGCGTGCCGGAGCAGACGCGGTGGACCAGTGGGTCGCCGTGTGTCGCGACGCCCGCCTGCGGGGCGGGCTCAAGGTGATCCGGACTCGCGACCGCGGCCACGCCTCGCTCGCCGAGGCCCGCCTGCGAGCGCTCGGTGGCATGCCCTCGGCGCGAGCCGGCCGCGAGCTCGCCGCGCTGCTCGCCATGCTCGCCTCCCCGGACGTGACGGACCGCGCGAAGCTCGCCGCTCTGCTGGCGCGCTTTCCGGGCCAGCTCGAGGATCCGCTTGCGGAGGTGGTCCACCGGATCGACCAGGACGACGAGACCCGCTCGTTGCTCGAGACGATCGCCGACGACGAGCGCACGAGCCTCGCGTGGCTGCGCCGGATGAGCGACACGCTGGAGCACGAGCGCGAGTGA
- a CDS encoding response regulator: MPLPLHDAADLFAEPAWVVDREARVIACNDAAVAALAMERHEVTGRSLAELVQDGATIGELVAEASASGAAGPVATKLARGGGGRGCSLTALALGGGASHHFLVVGALEPIDDAGLLAGVRCAFEELGQRLARLGVRDVPAEQGLLLVDPEGRIEYASSRMELLLGAAAGGLTGLRLPALADRLRPVDLMAEPGTPQVDRWELHTPGAPPRTLQHRIVALADETGTPAGALHAFRDVTASAERARQLDERDRELEDARSVLSQSQHLTALGELAGEVAHEFGNILQAIGLHVAALRRQPGVPEAVGRSLGAIKQAVDTGHGFTRRLLTFARDDSGRMERLDVGPVLRDVVQLFEPRILHEGRPVRLQVSIDPLPEIVGNRAKLSETFLNVLLNALDAMPEGGTIEVSALESGGEIRIAIRDSGRGMTAEERQRAFDPFFTTHRGSSGLGLSTVYGIVRAHGGSVFIESEAGRGTAVCLSFPTAEPPVLAWRATDEPAPRRLGRALVVDDHSTVREATAELLARQGYDVARASTVTEALAALSTECFALVVTDVGLPDRSGWEITRAIKERSPETLVVLVSGWGSQLSAGEARARGADLVFEKPVDPEELIAAIRRSPGAPPGARAAG; encoded by the coding sequence ATGCCCCTCCCTCTGCACGACGCAGCCGATCTGTTCGCCGAACCCGCATGGGTAGTGGACCGGGAGGCGCGGGTGATCGCGTGCAATGACGCCGCGGTCGCCGCCCTCGCCATGGAGCGCCACGAGGTGACGGGCCGGAGCCTTGCCGAGCTCGTCCAGGACGGCGCGACGATCGGCGAGCTGGTCGCGGAGGCCTCGGCGAGCGGCGCCGCGGGCCCCGTCGCCACGAAGCTCGCGCGAGGTGGGGGTGGTCGCGGCTGCAGCCTGACGGCGCTCGCACTGGGGGGTGGCGCGAGCCACCACTTCCTCGTCGTCGGCGCGCTCGAGCCGATCGACGACGCCGGGCTCCTCGCCGGCGTGCGCTGCGCCTTCGAGGAGCTCGGGCAACGGCTCGCTCGGCTCGGCGTGCGCGACGTCCCGGCCGAGCAGGGCCTCCTCCTGGTCGATCCGGAAGGCCGGATCGAGTACGCCTCGTCGCGCATGGAGCTGCTCCTCGGCGCGGCGGCCGGGGGCCTGACCGGCCTCCGGCTGCCGGCACTGGCGGACCGCCTGCGCCCGGTCGACCTCATGGCCGAGCCGGGGACACCCCAGGTGGACCGTTGGGAGCTCCACACGCCGGGCGCCCCGCCGCGCACCCTCCAGCACCGCATCGTGGCGCTGGCGGACGAGACGGGCACGCCGGCCGGCGCACTGCATGCCTTCCGCGACGTCACCGCGTCTGCCGAGCGGGCGCGGCAACTCGACGAGCGGGATCGCGAGCTCGAGGACGCGCGCTCCGTCCTCAGCCAGTCGCAGCACCTGACCGCTCTCGGCGAGCTCGCCGGCGAGGTGGCCCACGAGTTCGGCAACATCCTGCAGGCCATCGGCCTGCACGTCGCGGCGCTCCGCCGCCAGCCCGGCGTGCCCGAGGCGGTCGGCCGCTCGCTCGGCGCGATCAAGCAGGCGGTCGACACCGGCCACGGGTTCACCCGGCGGCTGCTCACCTTCGCGCGCGACGACAGCGGGCGCATGGAGCGGCTCGACGTCGGTCCGGTGCTGCGCGACGTCGTGCAGCTCTTCGAGCCCCGCATCCTCCACGAAGGCCGACCCGTGCGCCTGCAGGTCTCGATCGACCCGCTGCCGGAGATCGTGGGCAACCGCGCCAAGCTGAGCGAGACGTTCCTCAACGTGCTCCTGAACGCGCTCGACGCGATGCCGGAGGGCGGGACGATCGAGGTGTCGGCGCTCGAGAGCGGCGGTGAGATCCGCATCGCGATCCGGGACAGCGGCCGGGGCATGACCGCCGAGGAGCGGCAGCGGGCGTTCGACCCCTTCTTCACCACCCACCGGGGCAGCTCCGGGCTCGGTCTCAGCACCGTCTACGGCATCGTCCGGGCGCACGGTGGCTCGGTCTTCATCGAGTCCGAGGCCGGGCGCGGCACCGCCGTCTGTCTCTCCTTCCCGACCGCGGAGCCCCCGGTGCTCGCCTGGCGGGCGACCGACGAACCCGCCCCACGCCGGCTGGGCCGCGCGCTCGTGGTCGACGACCACTCGACGGTGCGCGAGGCCACCGCCGAGCTGCTCGCCCGGCAGGGCTACGACGTCGCCCGCGCCAGCACGGTGACCGAGGCGCTCGCGGCGCTCTCCACCGAGTGCTTCGCGCTCGTCGTCACCGACGTCGGCCTCCCCGACCGGTCCGGCTGGGAGATCACGCGAGCCATCAAGGAGCGATCGCCCGAGACGCTCGTCGTCCTCGTCTCGGGTTGGGGATCCCAGCTGAGCGCGGGTGAGGCCCGGGCACGCGGCGCCGACCTCGTGTTCGAGAAGCCGGTCGATCCCGAGGAGCTGATCGCGGCGATCCGCAGGTCACCCGGGGCACCGCCCGGGGCGCGGGCCGCAGGCTGA
- a CDS encoding LLM class F420-dependent oxidoreductase, with protein MQTIRFGIQTPQEGATYETLATHWREADALGFDSIWLNDHFYPVVRPRTEPQLEAWTVLGALARETSRIRIGILVTCNSYRSPALVAKMAATVDVLSGGRLVHGIGSGWYQSEYEGYGYDFPPVGVRLAQLDEALRVQKLLWSEERASFAGRYYRLSEACCLPKPVQRPHPPILIGGGGERVLLRLVARHADVWNHGGDVAELEHKLGVLCRHCAAEGRDYEAVEKSWFGNVIVDPDPARAQARLERAATAWGMTPAQMESRALVGTPERVVERVREYVAVGVTHFIGLFGRVEDLRGTRLFAEQVLPAFR; from the coding sequence ATGCAAACCATCCGCTTCGGCATCCAGACGCCCCAGGAAGGGGCGACCTACGAGACGCTCGCCACGCACTGGCGCGAGGCCGACGCGCTCGGCTTCGACTCGATCTGGCTGAACGACCATTTCTACCCGGTCGTGCGGCCGCGGACGGAGCCGCAGCTCGAGGCCTGGACGGTGCTCGGGGCGCTCGCGCGCGAGACGTCGCGCATCCGGATCGGCATCCTCGTCACCTGCAACTCCTACCGCTCGCCGGCGCTGGTGGCGAAGATGGCGGCGACGGTCGACGTGCTGTCGGGAGGCCGTCTGGTCCACGGCATCGGGAGTGGCTGGTACCAGAGCGAGTACGAGGGCTACGGCTACGACTTCCCGCCCGTGGGCGTGCGTCTCGCCCAGCTCGACGAGGCGCTCCGGGTGCAGAAGCTCCTCTGGAGCGAGGAGCGCGCTTCCTTCGCGGGCAGGTACTACCGGCTGAGCGAGGCCTGCTGCCTGCCGAAGCCCGTCCAGCGCCCGCACCCGCCCATCCTGATCGGCGGGGGCGGCGAGCGCGTGCTTCTCCGGCTCGTCGCGCGGCACGCCGACGTCTGGAACCACGGCGGAGACGTCGCCGAGCTCGAGCACAAGCTCGGGGTGCTGTGCCGGCACTGCGCCGCGGAGGGACGCGACTACGAGGCGGTCGAGAAGTCGTGGTTCGGCAACGTCATCGTCGACCCGGACCCGGCCCGCGCGCAGGCCCGGCTCGAGCGCGCGGCCACCGCCTGGGGTATGACGCCCGCCCAGATGGAGAGCCGCGCGCTGGTGGGCACGCCGGAGCGCGTCGTCGAGCGCGTTCGCGAGTACGTCGCGGTGGGCGTCACGCACTTCATCGGCCTCTTCGGGCGCGTGGAGGATCTCCGCGGCACGCGTCTCTTCGCCGAGCAGGTGCTGCCCGCCTTTCGCTGA
- a CDS encoding Si-specific NAD(P)(+) transhydrogenase produces the protein MSSEFDVVVIGSGPAGEKAAMQAAKLRRRVAVIERPGRLGGNCLHTATIPSKTLRETILYIAGVKQRSLYGIQTTLRKDLSVDDLMRRKEAVIGGQLEVLEHKLDRNAVTAVAGTARFLDPHRVEVLDGDGARRELTGRFIVIATGSRPARDPAIPFDDERVYDSDSILRLDRVPRTLTIVGAGVIGCEYACMFAMLGTKVTLVDARARVLDFADAEIAELLVARMREHGITLRLGEEVAEVRRETTDRIVAETRSGKAVVGEKLLYAVGREGNTADLALERAGLRAGRRGLIEVNAQFQTAVAHVYAVGDVIGFPSLAATSMHQGRLAMAHAFGLPVNGEGTRLPYGIFTIPEISMVGETEEQLTRARVPYEAGQAFFREIARGEIIGDRAGMLKLLFERASHRLRGVHIIGEKASELVHIGQAVLAFGGPIDYFVDTVFNYPTLSEAYKVAALNGLNRL, from the coding sequence ATGTCCTCGGAGTTCGACGTCGTCGTCATCGGCTCGGGGCCGGCCGGCGAGAAGGCCGCGATGCAGGCGGCCAAGCTGCGCCGCCGCGTCGCGGTGATCGAGCGGCCCGGCCGGCTCGGCGGCAACTGCCTCCACACCGCCACCATCCCGAGCAAGACGCTGCGCGAGACCATCCTCTACATCGCCGGCGTCAAGCAGCGCTCGCTCTACGGCATCCAGACGACGCTCCGCAAGGACCTGTCGGTGGACGACCTCATGCGGCGGAAGGAGGCCGTGATCGGCGGGCAGCTCGAGGTGCTCGAGCACAAGCTCGACCGCAATGCGGTGACGGCGGTGGCCGGCACGGCGCGCTTCCTCGATCCGCACCGCGTCGAGGTGCTCGACGGCGACGGCGCGCGGCGCGAGCTCACCGGCCGTTTCATCGTGATCGCCACCGGCTCGCGGCCCGCACGCGACCCGGCGATCCCGTTCGACGACGAGCGGGTCTACGACAGCGACTCGATCCTGCGGCTCGACCGCGTGCCGCGCACGCTCACCATCGTCGGCGCGGGCGTGATCGGCTGCGAGTACGCCTGCATGTTCGCCATGCTCGGCACCAAGGTGACGCTCGTGGACGCCCGCGCTCGCGTGCTCGACTTCGCCGACGCCGAGATCGCCGAGCTGCTGGTCGCCCGCATGCGCGAGCACGGCATCACGCTGCGCCTCGGGGAGGAGGTGGCCGAGGTGCGACGGGAGACGACGGACCGCATCGTCGCCGAGACGCGCAGCGGCAAGGCCGTGGTCGGCGAGAAGCTCCTCTACGCGGTCGGGCGCGAGGGCAACACGGCCGACCTGGCGCTCGAGCGTGCCGGGCTCCGGGCGGGGCGGCGCGGCCTCATCGAGGTGAATGCGCAATTCCAGACGGCGGTGGCGCACGTGTACGCCGTCGGGGACGTGATCGGCTTCCCGAGCCTCGCCGCCACGTCGATGCACCAGGGACGGCTCGCGATGGCGCATGCCTTCGGTCTGCCCGTGAACGGCGAGGGCACGCGGCTCCCGTACGGCATCTTCACCATCCCCGAGATCTCGATGGTGGGCGAGACCGAGGAGCAGCTGACCCGCGCGCGCGTGCCCTACGAGGCGGGACAGGCCTTCTTTCGCGAGATCGCGCGCGGCGAGATCATCGGCGATCGGGCGGGCATGCTGAAGCTGCTCTTCGAGCGCGCCTCGCACCGGCTCCGAGGCGTGCACATCATCGGCGAGAAGGCCTCCGAGCTCGTGCACATCGGCCAGGCCGTGCTCGCCTTCGGGGGGCCGATCGACTACTTCGTCGACACCGTCTTCAACTACCCGACGCTCTCGGAAGCCTACAAGGTGGCGGCCTTGAACGGGCTCAACCGGCTGTAG
- a CDS encoding metallopeptidase family protein yields MERAEFERLVVDALDEIPADFSSFLQNVAVVIEDEPAPALLRSLGLDPRRATLFGLYQGVPLAARPHDFAGHLPDRITIFAGPLLRHFRTPAELRRQVQTTVVHEIAHFFGLDDAHIRRLGY; encoded by the coding sequence ATGGAGCGGGCGGAGTTCGAGCGGCTGGTTGTCGACGCGCTCGACGAGATCCCGGCCGATTTTTCCTCCTTTCTTCAGAACGTCGCGGTGGTGATCGAGGACGAGCCGGCGCCGGCGCTGCTGCGCAGCCTCGGCCTCGACCCGCGACGCGCCACGCTCTTCGGCCTCTATCAAGGCGTGCCGCTCGCGGCCCGACCGCACGACTTCGCGGGCCATCTGCCGGACCGGATCACGATCTTCGCCGGCCCGCTGCTGCGCCACTTTCGGACTCCGGCCGAGCTCCGGCGCCAGGTTCAAACCACCGTAGTACACGAGATTGCACACTTTTTTGGTCTCGACGACGCGCATATCCGTCGCTTGGGCTACTGA
- a CDS encoding glycerol-3-phosphate dehydrogenase/oxidase, with the protein MAPPLSPETRAATLARLPAERLDLLVVGGGITGAGIARDAALRGLVVALIERTDFAAGTSSRSSKLIHGGVRYLEQGDVALVRESATERQVLRRLAPHLTAPLRMVMPTYGRAMHAKLAVGLWTFEKIASVPADERHAMWSREETLHHEPTLDGRHLFGAATFTEYLTDDARLVLATVKGAHAAGARCVNHVAVTALDPGSAETVLRLHDGLGGADYRVSARVVVNAAGPWVDEVRALAGARGGPRLHLTKGIHLVVPHARLPVRHAVVMQARDRRSVFAVPRDGATYIGTTDTDHGPPVDHPEVTAGDVDYLLDAANRCFTGPPLAPTDVTGTWAGLRPLLHEEGKRPSEISRKDEIMVDAATGLVSIAGGKLTTYRRMAERVVDLVCERLGHRAPCRTDGVPLPGGERLPEEVARQLPALPAGAAERLVRLYGAEAETIAARGGETVPGLPIVLRGEVEHVLDAEMTLTLEDLLERRTRLLLFDPHQGLDGLETVASMAAARLGWTSARTAAEIDAYRALAASWRMS; encoded by the coding sequence ATGGCCCCGCCGCTCTCGCCCGAGACGCGCGCGGCCACGCTCGCGCGGCTGCCGGCCGAGCGGCTCGACCTGCTCGTCGTCGGCGGTGGCATCACCGGCGCCGGGATCGCGCGCGACGCGGCGCTCCGCGGCCTCGTGGTCGCGCTCATCGAGCGCACCGACTTCGCCGCCGGGACGAGCAGCCGAAGCTCGAAGCTCATCCACGGCGGCGTCCGCTACCTCGAGCAGGGTGACGTCGCGCTGGTGCGCGAGTCGGCGACCGAACGTCAGGTCCTGCGAAGGCTCGCGCCCCATCTCACGGCCCCGCTGCGCATGGTGATGCCGACCTACGGCCGCGCGATGCACGCGAAGCTCGCCGTCGGGCTCTGGACCTTCGAGAAGATCGCGAGCGTGCCGGCCGACGAGCGGCACGCGATGTGGAGCCGAGAGGAGACCCTCCATCACGAGCCCACGCTCGACGGACGGCACCTCTTCGGCGCCGCCACCTTCACCGAGTACCTGACCGACGACGCGCGACTCGTGCTCGCCACGGTGAAGGGCGCGCATGCGGCCGGCGCACGCTGCGTGAATCACGTGGCGGTCACCGCGCTCGACCCGGGGTCGGCCGAGACGGTCCTCCGGCTGCACGACGGGCTCGGCGGCGCCGACTACCGCGTGTCGGCGCGCGTGGTGGTCAACGCCGCCGGCCCCTGGGTGGACGAGGTGCGGGCGCTCGCGGGCGCGCGCGGGGGCCCCCGCCTCCACCTGACCAAGGGCATCCACCTGGTCGTCCCGCACGCCCGGCTGCCCGTCCGCCATGCCGTCGTGATGCAGGCGCGCGACCGTCGCTCGGTGTTCGCCGTGCCGCGCGACGGTGCGACCTACATCGGCACGACCGACACCGACCACGGTCCGCCCGTCGACCATCCCGAGGTGACCGCGGGGGACGTCGACTACCTGCTCGACGCCGCCAACCGCTGCTTCACGGGCCCGCCGCTCGCCCCGACCGACGTGACCGGCACGTGGGCCGGTCTTCGTCCGCTGCTGCACGAGGAGGGAAAGCGGCCGTCGGAGATCTCGCGCAAGGACGAGATCATGGTTGACGCGGCGACCGGCCTCGTCTCGATCGCGGGCGGCAAGCTCACCACCTATCGCCGGATGGCGGAGCGGGTCGTCGACCTCGTGTGCGAGCGCCTGGGTCACCGCGCGCCCTGCCGGACGGACGGCGTGCCGCTCCCGGGCGGCGAGCGCCTCCCCGAGGAGGTCGCGCGGCAGCTCCCGGCCCTGCCCGCCGGAGCAGCCGAGCGGCTCGTGCGGCTCTACGGAGCCGAGGCGGAAACGATCGCCGCGCGCGGCGGCGAGACGGTCCCGGGGCTGCCCATCGTGCTCCGCGGCGAGGTGGAGCACGTCCTCGACGCGGAGATGACGCTCACGCTCGAGGACCTCCTCGAGCGCCGCACCCGCCTGCTGCTCTTCGATCCCCACCAGGGCCTCGATGGGCTGGAGACGGTGGCGAGCATGGCGGCGGCACGACTCGGGTGGACGTCCGCCCGGACCGCCGCGGAGATCGACGCGTATCGCGCCCTGGCGGCCAGCTGGAGGATGTCATGA
- a CDS encoding FAD-binding oxidoreductase, which translates to MTEIGRALVRELGADRVAEDAATLAAHRTDYWILAHLRARQGRLAGGPACVVRPHSTAEVAAAVRTAQRLGVAVVPYGAGSGVVGGATPPDRSLVIDLSAMNALLEVHDTALYACAQAGMLGGAYEAAVGARGYTSGHYPQSIDRSTVGGWVATRAAGQFSTRYGNIEDLCLGLEAVLPSGDIVRTAPVPRASAGPSVREIFLGSEGTLGVITEVTLRLHPLPERRELASFAFSTFHDGLEAMRRIVRVGWRPAVLRLYDAPEAARNFSAWAAADACLLLVVSEGPAGLVDGELAASAATATALGGSAVGPEPVAHWLEHRNVVPSWDFFLDREMVADTIEVAATWDRLGALYTAVTTVLGGVDGALVASGHSSHCYAQGANIYFTFVLKPADFADAERLYLESWSRALRATLDGGGTISHHHGIGRLRASWLAEELGSAYPVLLALKRALDPAGMMNPGALIA; encoded by the coding sequence ATGACCGAGATCGGCCGGGCCCTCGTCCGCGAGCTCGGCGCCGACCGCGTCGCGGAGGACGCCGCGACGCTCGCCGCCCATCGCACGGACTACTGGATCCTCGCCCATCTGCGTGCGCGCCAGGGCCGGCTCGCGGGCGGACCCGCGTGCGTCGTCCGGCCGCACAGCACGGCCGAGGTGGCGGCGGCAGTCCGCACGGCGCAGCGCCTCGGGGTGGCGGTGGTCCCGTACGGCGCCGGCTCGGGCGTGGTGGGCGGCGCCACGCCGCCCGACCGCTCGCTGGTGATCGACCTCTCGGCGATGAACGCGCTCCTCGAGGTGCACGACACCGCGCTGTACGCGTGCGCCCAGGCCGGCATGCTCGGCGGCGCCTACGAGGCGGCCGTCGGGGCGCGCGGCTACACGAGCGGTCACTACCCGCAGTCGATCGACCGCTCGACGGTCGGCGGCTGGGTGGCGACCCGGGCAGCGGGGCAGTTCTCCACGCGCTACGGCAACATCGAGGACCTCTGCCTCGGCCTCGAGGCGGTCCTGCCGAGCGGCGACATCGTCCGCACGGCACCGGTCCCGCGCGCGTCCGCCGGCCCGAGCGTGCGCGAGATCTTCCTCGGCAGCGAGGGGACGCTCGGCGTGATCACCGAGGTGACGCTGCGCCTCCACCCGCTCCCCGAGCGCCGTGAGCTTGCGAGCTTCGCCTTCTCGACCTTCCACGACGGCCTCGAGGCGATGCGCCGCATCGTCCGTGTCGGCTGGCGGCCGGCGGTGCTCCGCCTCTACGATGCGCCGGAAGCGGCACGGAACTTCTCCGCCTGGGCGGCGGCCGACGCCTGTCTGCTGCTCGTCGTGTCGGAGGGGCCGGCGGGCCTCGTCGACGGCGAGCTCGCCGCCAGCGCGGCCACCGCCACGGCCCTCGGCGGGTCGGCCGTGGGGCCGGAGCCGGTGGCGCACTGGCTCGAGCACCGCAACGTCGTCCCGTCGTGGGACTTCTTCCTCGATCGCGAGATGGTGGCCGACACGATCGAGGTGGCCGCCACCTGGGACCGTCTGGGCGCCCTCTACACCGCGGTGACGACCGTGCTCGGCGGGGTCGACGGAGCGCTCGTCGCCAGCGGCCACAGCTCGCACTGCTACGCGCAAGGCGCGAACATCTACTTCACCTTCGTGCTGAAGCCCGCCGACTTCGCCGACGCCGAGCGCCTCTACCTCGAGTCGTGGTCGCGCGCGCTGCGGGCGACGCTCGACGGCGGCGGGACCATCTCACATCACCACGGGATCGGGAGGCTGCGCGCCTCGTGGCTGGCCGAGGAGCTCGGCAGCGCCTACCCGGTGCTCCTGGCGCTCAAGCGCGCGCTCGATCCGGCCGGGATGATGAACCCGGGCGCGCTGATCGCCTGA
- a CDS encoding Uma2 family endonuclease — MARPAPREVDEETIQVPASVRFPVELTPPDGFDPARLETWPRVEGRLEWVEGRLLYMPPCGKMQQHTVADLVTTLGIWVRSHPGFVVGTNEAGVRLGEDTRGADAAVWRRADVDVRDPGLGRGTPILAAEVAGRYEGRAALRDKARWYLERGVAVVWLLFPKEREVVVVTRTGESRHRMGERLPSDPRLPGLEPLVEELFLQVSTEPA, encoded by the coding sequence ATGGCGAGGCCCGCCCCCAGAGAGGTCGACGAGGAGACCATCCAGGTCCCCGCCAGCGTGCGCTTCCCCGTCGAGCTCACACCACCCGACGGCTTCGACCCTGCGCGGCTCGAGACGTGGCCGCGCGTCGAGGGCCGGCTCGAGTGGGTCGAGGGGAGGCTCCTCTACATGCCACCGTGCGGGAAGATGCAGCAGCACACGGTCGCCGACCTGGTCACCACGCTGGGGATATGGGTCCGCTCCCATCCAGGGTTCGTGGTCGGGACGAACGAGGCCGGCGTGCGGCTGGGAGAGGACACGCGGGGCGCGGACGCCGCAGTCTGGCGCCGCGCCGACGTGGACGTTCGCGACCCGGGGCTGGGGCGCGGCACCCCCATCCTGGCTGCCGAGGTGGCGGGGCGCTACGAAGGTAGGGCAGCGCTCCGCGACAAGGCGCGCTGGTACCTCGAGCGGGGCGTCGCGGTCGTATGGCTCCTCTTTCCGAAGGAGCGTGAGGTCGTCGTCGTGACACGCACGGGCGAGAGTCGGCATCGAATGGGCGAGCGACTGCCGTCCGACCCCCGCCTGCCCGGTCTCGAGCCGCTGGTCGAGGAGCTCTTCCTGCAGGTGTCGACCGAGCCCGCCTGA